CAATTTGCGGAATGTCATTCATCATCTGGTCAAATGTCTGCTGAACAGCATTCAGATCACTGACATCGAGCTGATAGTAAAGACAAGAAACCTGGTAATTTTTTGTAATGTGTTCAGCAGCAGCAGCCAAACGGTCCGATCTTCTCGCAAGTAAAATGGGATGTCCGCCGCTCTTAGCCACAAGCACCGCCATTTTTTCGCCAATTCCGCCTGACGCTCCTGTTATGACTACGTAGCGGTTTTTCAGTCTTTCATTCATTTCGTACACCTCAGCAAGAATAAATTTTCTTTGCTCCCTCCATATGCCCTTTAATTACTCCCAATGCCTCTAAATAATCCAGCTGTCCAACCGTTTCCGACATAGTGAGCATCATTTGTCTTTTATAAAGATGCGGAAAGAGCCTCTGACAAGCTTCAAATGCTGTCATCGGTTTTTCTTTTATATAGCCGCGCACTTCAAATGCACGTTCCTCCTGTTTTTTCAAGCGATAGCGAATGAGTTCATGCGGCTGCAGCACCGTTTCCCCATGTCCTGAAAATACGTTTGAAATTGGAATTTTCAGCAGGGATCTAAATGATTCATTAAATTGGATCTGAGGTCTTGGCCGCTCTCCCCCATCCATTGGAGGCTCAAGCAGCGGATTTGCCGAAATATGCTGAAGAAGATGATCGCCGCCAAACATCAGGCCATCCTCCGCACGGTAAAGGGCGATATGCGTTTGGGCATGTCCCGGGGTTTCAATCACATGCCAGCCGTCCATGCCAGGAACAGAGTCTCCTTCCCTGAGAGATGATGTTAAGTTCCGTTTGCATGCATATTTCATCGACGAATCAAACTGAGCCAAATAAGGAAGCAGCCGCTCATCAATGCCAAATTCCGTGAACAGTTTCATAAAGAATTCTTTTTGAGAAGCCATAAATGACTCATCCTGCATGATCCAAGGCGCATTATATGGATGCCCGGTCACATCCACCGATTGGGGCAGGTAATCAAGCAGCCCGACATGATCTGGATGATGATGCGTCAGGATGACCTGTTCAATGTCTTCAATCCTGTATCCCGCCTGCTCCATTTGAGTATTCAGGGCAGTGAGGGCTTCTGGTGTTTTAGGTCCGGCATCAATCAGTGTCAGCCTATCTCCTTTTACAAGGTATACATTCACATCTCCTACTGGAAAAGGAGTCGGCAAGGTTAATTTGATGATCATATCTGATTTTGTTTTCATACCATCTTCCTCATTTGTTATTTTTATATAAGTCTAATATATTCAACGCATGACTTATGAATGTATATTCATTAATTATAAAGCTTATTTTACACGTTCACTGCAAATGTGTCATTATTTTCAAATAATTCATTGCAGAAATAGGAAAAAAATCCGCTTGACAAACACATGTCCAACCTAGCATAATGATGAACAAATCACTTTAATGCACGAATGCAGGAAATGAATATAGATTGAGCAATGAACAGGAATAGTAAATCAAGCAATGATAACCAGAGAGTGAAATCCGCCGGCTGAAAGGTTTCACCGTCCTCTTGCTGATTGAACCTGCCCTGTGAGCTCTCAGGCAAACTTGACGTGATCCCTCGTTACGGGATATTAAGTTGGGGTCATGCATCATGCATTTCCCAATGAAGGTGGTACCGCGGAAACCTTTTCGTCCTTTATTTTTAATTGGATGAAAAGGTTTTTTTATTTTTCAAAATCAGGAGGAATTCACATGAAACACATCGCATTTGTAGGTGCAGGCTCAATGGCAGAAGCCATCATTAATGGATTAATCAGCGGCGGTGTCTGCCTCCCTGAACATATAAAAGTCACAAATCGCTCAAGCATTGAACGGCTGTCCTGTCTCAATCAGGCTTACGGGGTTTCGGTTACAAAAAACAAACAAGAAACAGTTGAAGGTGCTTCTATAATTATCCTTGCAATGAAACCAAAAGATGTAAAAGCAGGAATTGAAAGCATCAGGGATTATGTGGACAGCAGTCAGGTCATTATTTCCGTCCTCGCCGGCATCTCGAGTGAAACCATCCGGGAACTTTTCGGAAAAGAGCTGTCCATAATCCGGGCGATGCCAAATACATCGGCTGCGATTCAGAGATCGGCAACAGCACTTGCATGCAATTCAGCGGTAACAGCGGATCAGCTGAAGCAGGCAACCGGTCTTTTTGAAGCAATCGGGACCGTTACCCGTGTTTTAGAACATCAGCTTGATGCTGTAACAGGTCTTTCCGGAAGCGGTCCTGCTTACGTTTATTACATCGCAGAAGCGCTTGAAAAAGCAGCCGCAGAAACCGGCCTTGAAAAAGAGACAGCGAAAGCATTGATTGCGCAGACCCTGCTCGGGGCAGCAGAAATGCTCCTTAGTTCACCAAAAGAGCCTGCGCTCCTCCGAAAAGAAGTAACAAGTCCTGGGGGCACGACTGAAGCCGGCATAGAAAAACTGGAGGAATATCAAGTCAGCGAAGCCATTGCTGCCTGTATTAACAGAGCGACTGAGCGATCGCAAGAGCTCAGAGAGATCTTTGCAAAAAATGCATTAAAAGAGCATATTTAAAGAGATTTCATGCAGGAAAAAGACAAGGTCAGGCAGGTCATAATTTTACAAGGGATAAAATATGTGACGGATAAAAAGGCTGATGAACTCATTGCAATATATAAAAATCGTTCCCGCATGATAGACACGGCGGAGGGATTTGCAGTTTACCCCTTCTCTAAAACGATAAGCGTAAAGAAGTGCTCCCCTCTGCTGAAGTTGAAGGGACAGTGTCAGCTTATTTCTCTTATTTAGATGCTTGCACCCGCTCGCTTTTAATAGAAAAAGAAAAAGAATGAGAAACGGGGTATTCTGTTTTGAAGAATTCTCATGCTCTGGAGTTTGCTCAATTGTTATTGAATGGTGATGAGCATGCAGCAGTCCAGGAATACAAGAATCACATACATGCTGAAGAAAACCGAACACATTCCCATTAAACTAAAAAAAGAGGCTGATCCCGATCATGGAAAGATCAGGCCAGTCTCTTTTTTCAGTTTTAAAGAGTCAGAGGGCTGGATGCTGTTTTTACGCCAAGGCGGAGTGTTAAAACCAGTCATTTAAAGACTCCTTCAAAACATTTAAACGCCCCCTATTTCTTCTCAAAAATCCTCTTCAGTGTAAAGGAAAGCAGCTTTGGACACGTTTCAAAAGAATATGGGAGATGCAGACGCTCCGTCCATTTGTGAGGATCCTTGCCGAATGGCCCGACATTTAAAACGGGTATGTTCAGGGCTTTGATTTCCTCAAGAGGAAGCTGATAATGGTCCCCGTAAATCGGCATGTTGGCAGTCAGCTCACGGATGGATTCTTCGCTTTCTCTGATCTGCAGGAAGCTTAAATCTGAAAGTCCGGCAAAATATTGCTGATTCTTGAGTGAAATCTGGAACTGATCCTTCGCATAGCTTTGAACCTCTGAAAGAATTCCTTGTATAAAATCATCCTCTTTTGAAGAAACAGACGGATAAAACGGCGGACTGTAAAAAACAACAATCAAAGGCGCAAGCTCCTTGCACAAGCCGGATAAGCCAGAGACAATTTTATTTGTGAAATGGCGGTCATCCAGATCCCCGCGGTTGGCTTTTAAATAATGAATATGTCTGTTCACTTCAGCCTCTCCGACTTTCTTCACAGCGTACTCAAGCAGGTCATCATAGGACATAACGGTTACTTGATAGGACGCAGGTGTATATGTGACAGACTGGCTGTAGCGTCTTGCTTTCTCGTCATAGAAGCGCTCAATATTGTTTGCCGCTTCCTCTGCTGTTTTCAAAAGCATATCATGCAGCTCAAGCATGCTGCGTTTCATTGTTAAAATATTAAAAAGCGTAACGGCTTCATGCGGAATTTGCACCGAATACTCTTCCTTTAAATCCTTTTGCATCAGATTCATCGGCGGAGGTGTAACTTCGTCATCCGCATTTTCGCTGTAGCGTTCATTCAGTTCAAGCAGCCTGTTAAGCTCTGATACCATCAAGTTTGCGTTTAATCCTGAAAAAGGCTCCCCAACATGGGTTTCAACTCCGCTGCAGTAAAATCCCGCAAGCACTTTGCCGATTGAACCCGAGTATACATAATAATTCTCATCGTTTGGATATCTCGAGAACATTGGTTCCGAGTTTACGCATGCCCGGTATGAAAGGTTAAACTGGTTTTTCAGATCTTTCAAAACAGGTACCGCGCCAAGCATACCGGCAGAATTCACTTCTTCATCAGGAACGGTCACCAAAAGGAGATTCCCATCAAACTCACCAGCCATTGCTTGCTCAAGCATTCCAAGCTGTACGGTCAGACCCGCTTTCATATCCATTGTGCCCCGGCCAAACAGCCAGTCGCCTGTTTCAATATCTTCTTTTACATGAGGAGGCAGCAGATCAGCTGAATTCAGCAGCTCCTTCGTTAATTCGTGGGGATGGAACGCTAAATGCTGCAGGTGACCATAATCTTTCACATCAACAACATCAAAATGACTCAATAAAAGAACGGTTTCGTCTGTCTGCTTCTTGCTTTTTACAAGCGCAGTCAGAAAATACCGTCCATCAGCCAGCGGATGCAGCTGAAGAAAATCAGGATTTTCTTTAAAATAAGGAAAATCATTCAGTAAATAATAAAGATGCTGTGCAAGTGCAATCTCATCTTTTGATCCTGTAATGCTTGCAAGGTTCACTAGGCCTGTTAAAAGTTCCGTCAGCTGCTGTTTTGATTGCCATTTTGAATTCATGATGAGACCTCCTATAATAAATGCTGTTTCTATTCTATAGAATTTTCGCAATTATTAAAAGAGGTGTCAGGCAACTTGAATGAAGTATGCATTTAAAGCTGTTATACTTTTTATGAAATTCATTTCAGGGAGGCAAAGCTAGATGAAAAACCATTTATTCACACCATATACCGTAAAAAATGTCACACTGAAAAATCGCATAGTGATGTCTCCAATGTGTATGTATTCTTCCCATCGCGAAGGCGGCATGGTTGAAGATTTTCACATGACACACTATATCAGCCGGGCAGTCGGCGGTGCCGGACTGATCATGATAGAAGCAACATCTGTCACTCCTCAAGGAAGAATCTCCCCTCAGGATTTAGGGATTTGGAACGATGAACATGCAGATGGACTTGCAAAGCTTGTAGACGGCATGAAGCAATACGGGGCAAAAACAGCCATCCAGCTTGCACATGCGGGACGAAAGGCTGTTTTAGAAGGTGAAATCATTTCTCCTTCAGCACTTGCTTTTAATGAAAAAATGAAAACACCCGCTGCAATGACGAAGAAACAGATCTCTGAAACCATTCAAGCATTTAAGGACGGAGCGATCCGCGCTAAAAAAGCGGGATTCGATATCATTGAGCTTCACGGTGCGCATGGTTACTTAATCAATCAATTCCTGTCCCCTTTGTCAAATAAACGGACAGATGAATATGGCGGAAGCAAAGAAAACCGCTACCGTTTCCTGCATGAAGTGATAGAAGCAGTAAAAGATGTATGGGATGGCCCATTGTTTGTCAGGGTATCCGCAACAGACTATCATCCTGAAGGATTAGACGTAGAAGATTATGTGGAATTCAGCACCTGGATGAAGGAACAGGGCGTTGATTTAATTGATGTCAGCTCAGGGGCTTTAGTGCCTGCAGATATAAAGGTTTTCCCTGGATATCAAGTAAAATTCGCCGAGCGCATCCGGGAAGGAGCAGGCATTGACACTGGTGCGGTCGGACTCATCACATCAGGAATCCAGGCAGATGAGATTCTCGGAAACGAACGTGCGGATTTGATTTTCCTTGCACGCGCGCTTCTGCGCGATCCGTATTGGCCTCGGACAGCAGCAATGGAGCTTGGGGCGGAAATTGAAGCTCCGAAGCAATATTCACGAGGATGGTAAAGATATTTTAAGTTTATAATTGGAAAAGCAGCCATGACGGCTGCTTTTTTCAGAATATCATTCATTTACTCTTTTCTCTGGCACCAAGACAAAATTACAATCACCTTAATGCCTTTTCAAATTCCGTTCCATCCTTCCTTGTTGAAAACCCAGTTGCAGGACCCAGACCTTTTCTT
The window above is part of the Metabacillus dongyingensis genome. Proteins encoded here:
- a CDS encoding MBL fold metallo-hydrolase, with translation MKTKSDMIIKLTLPTPFPVGDVNVYLVKGDRLTLIDAGPKTPEALTALNTQMEQAGYRIEDIEQVILTHHHPDHVGLLDYLPQSVDVTGHPYNAPWIMQDESFMASQKEFFMKLFTEFGIDERLLPYLAQFDSSMKYACKRNLTSSLREGDSVPGMDGWHVIETPGHAQTHIALYRAEDGLMFGGDHLLQHISANPLLEPPMDGGERPRPQIQFNESFRSLLKIPISNVFSGHGETVLQPHELIRYRLKKQEERAFEVRGYIKEKPMTAFEACQRLFPHLYKRQMMLTMSETVGQLDYLEALGVIKGHMEGAKKIYSC
- the proC gene encoding pyrroline-5-carboxylate reductase; protein product: MKHIAFVGAGSMAEAIINGLISGGVCLPEHIKVTNRSSIERLSCLNQAYGVSVTKNKQETVEGASIIILAMKPKDVKAGIESIRDYVDSSQVIISVLAGISSETIRELFGKELSIIRAMPNTSAAIQRSATALACNSAVTADQLKQATGLFEAIGTVTRVLEHQLDAVTGLSGSGPAYVYYIAEALEKAAAETGLEKETAKALIAQTLLGAAEMLLSSPKEPALLRKEVTSPGGTTEAGIEKLEEYQVSEAIAACINRATERSQELREIFAKNALKEHI
- a CDS encoding M20/M25/M40 family metallo-hydrolase, whose protein sequence is MNSKWQSKQQLTELLTGLVNLASITGSKDEIALAQHLYYLLNDFPYFKENPDFLQLHPLADGRYFLTALVKSKKQTDETVLLLSHFDVVDVKDYGHLQHLAFHPHELTKELLNSADLLPPHVKEDIETGDWLFGRGTMDMKAGLTVQLGMLEQAMAGEFDGNLLLVTVPDEEVNSAGMLGAVPVLKDLKNQFNLSYRACVNSEPMFSRYPNDENYYVYSGSIGKVLAGFYCSGVETHVGEPFSGLNANLMVSELNRLLELNERYSENADDEVTPPPMNLMQKDLKEEYSVQIPHEAVTLFNILTMKRSMLELHDMLLKTAEEAANNIERFYDEKARRYSQSVTYTPASYQVTVMSYDDLLEYAVKKVGEAEVNRHIHYLKANRGDLDDRHFTNKIVSGLSGLCKELAPLIVVFYSPPFYPSVSSKEDDFIQGILSEVQSYAKDQFQISLKNQQYFAGLSDLSFLQIRESEESIRELTANMPIYGDHYQLPLEEIKALNIPVLNVGPFGKDPHKWTERLHLPYSFETCPKLLSFTLKRIFEKK
- the namA gene encoding NADPH dehydrogenase NamA encodes the protein MKNHLFTPYTVKNVTLKNRIVMSPMCMYSSHREGGMVEDFHMTHYISRAVGGAGLIMIEATSVTPQGRISPQDLGIWNDEHADGLAKLVDGMKQYGAKTAIQLAHAGRKAVLEGEIISPSALAFNEKMKTPAAMTKKQISETIQAFKDGAIRAKKAGFDIIELHGAHGYLINQFLSPLSNKRTDEYGGSKENRYRFLHEVIEAVKDVWDGPLFVRVSATDYHPEGLDVEDYVEFSTWMKEQGVDLIDVSSGALVPADIKVFPGYQVKFAERIREGAGIDTGAVGLITSGIQADEILGNERADLIFLARALLRDPYWPRTAAMELGAEIEAPKQYSRGW